CTTTAGAAGTATAACAGATATTCTATAAAAAGTCAAGATTTTTCCTATTTTAAGGAATTATTATTGCTTTTTGCCTGCATTTCAGCGGCTTTTATAGTATTTTTAAGAAGCATTGATACTGTCATTAATCCAACGCCACCCGGAACCGGCGTTATGTATGATGCTTTAGGCTGGACTGCTTCAAAATCTACGTCGCCCTTGATTTTTCCGTCTTCCATGCGGTTTATTCCGACGTCTATGACCACCGCACCTTCCTTTACCATGTCAGCGGTGATAAAATGCTTTTTCCCTATTGCTACAACAAGGATGTCTGCCCGCCTGGTGACCTCTGCAAGGTCTTTTGTGCGAGAATGGCAAATTGTGACCGTTCCGTTTTGCTGCAGCAAAAGCATTGCCTGCGGTTTTCCGACAATATTGCTTCTTCCGACCACAACGCACTCTTTGCCTGCAACGTCTATATTATAATATTTCAGCATTTCCATAACACCGGCTGGTGTACATGGCAAAAATTCCTGTTTGCCAAGCATGATTTTTCCGACGTTTTCCGGATGAAATGCATCTACGTCTTTATTTACAGCAATATGTTCAACAATATTTTCTTCATTGATATGCCGTGGAAGCGGCGACTGTACCAGTATACCGTTTATTTGGGGATCATTGTTCAATTTTTCGACAAGACTTAAAAGTTCCTGTTCACTTGTATCCTCAGGAAGCTCATGAACTTCGGAATATATTCCTGCGGCTTCGCAGGCTTTTTTCTTGTTTCTTACATAAATTTTTGAAGATGGATCTTCTCCGACGATAACAACAGCAAGTCCGGGCTGGATGCCCTTTTCACGCATTTCGCTGACTGTTTGTGCGACCTCTTCACGGACTTTCGCCGAAACTACTTTTCCGTCAATTATTATTCCCATTAGGTGACTGCTCCTCTTTTTCAATTTCTCCATCTAAATTTATTATTTCAGAATTACTTGAAGATTCTTCTGTTTCAGTTTCTTTACTTACCGGAACATCATCACTACCAGCATCTGAAACAACAGTTTTAATCTCTTCCGCCTCTGATTGTGATATATCACCATTTTCTTCTGCTGCTTCAGGCACTTCTTCCGGCGCATTAGCCTCAAACTGAGATTCATATGCTGATGAATCTGCGGCTTTTTTCGATGCACGATTTCTTAAAACGAAAATGAATACGACAGCTACAATAAAAGATATAAAAGCAAGTGCCTGTGAAACGCGAATGGTCTTTGTCAGCATAAGGCTGTCAGTACGCAGCCCTTCAATAAACATCCTTCCGAGTCCATACCATGCAACATAAGTAAGGAATGTCTCACCTTTAAATTTGCGGCGAGAAAATAGATAGATAAGTAACAGAAAGCCTACAAGATTCCATATTGATTCGTATAAAAACGTTGGATGAACGTCGGCAGGAACGCTGTCAATATATATGTGCATATGCCACGGAAGCGAAGTTTCTGTGCCGAATGCCTCCTGATTCACAAAATTGCCCCATCTTCCA
The genomic region above belongs to Bacillota bacterium and contains:
- the folD gene encoding bifunctional methylenetetrahydrofolate dehydrogenase/methenyltetrahydrofolate cyclohydrolase FolD — its product is MGIIIDGKVVSAKVREEVAQTVSEMREKGIQPGLAVVIVGEDPSSKIYVRNKKKACEAAGIYSEVHELPEDTSEQELLSLVEKLNNDPQINGILVQSPLPRHINEENIVEHIAVNKDVDAFHPENVGKIMLGKQEFLPCTPAGVMEMLKYYNIDVAGKECVVVGRSNIVGKPQAMLLLQQNGTVTICHSRTKDLAEVTRRADILVVAIGKKHFITADMVKEGAVVIDVGINRMEDGKIKGDVDFEAVQPKASYITPVPGGVGLMTVSMLLKNTIKAAEMQAKSNNNSLK
- the lgt gene encoding prolipoprotein diacylglyceryl transferase, producing the protein MNGSGPISFPGLGIGDMHISRVAFSLFGLDVYWYGIIIALGFLLGAVASMRLAKKDGFNQDTLIDAILWATPFAIICARLYYVVFRLDLYNNFMDVIRFRDGGIAIYGAVIGALVTGIIFCKIRKVSLLELLDIAMPGLLLGQAIGRWGNFVNQEAFGTETSLPWHMHIYIDSVPADVHPTFLYESIWNLVGFLLLIYLFSRRKFKGETFLTYVAWYGLGRMFIEGLRTDSLMLTKTIRVSQALAFISFIVAVVFIFVLRNRASKKAADSSAYESQFEANAPEEVPEAAEENGDISQSEAEEIKTVVSDAGSDDVPVSKETETEESSSNSEIINLDGEIEKEEQSPNGNNN